One Rosa chinensis cultivar Old Blush chromosome 3, RchiOBHm-V2, whole genome shotgun sequence DNA window includes the following coding sequences:
- the LOC112194934 gene encoding probable protein kinase At2g41970 isoform X2, whose product MVSLLQLKSWMQVHKSLTQILDLKLKHDHFVELMGYCLEGNNRILVFEFAQMGSLHDILHGRKGVQGAEPGPALSWNQRIKIAYGAAKGLEYLHEKVQPSIVHRDVRSSNVLLFDDHVAKIADFNLTNQSSDTAARLHSTRVLGTFGYHAPEYAMTGQITQKSDVYSFGVVLLELLTGRKPVDHTMPKGQQSLVTWATPRLSEDKVKQCVDPKLNNDYPPKAIAKLAAVAALCVQYEADFRPNMTIVVKALQPLLNSKPAGPDANA is encoded by the exons ATGGTAAGCCTGCTGCAATTAAAAAGTTGGATGCAGGTTCACAAGAGCCTGACTCAGATTTTGGATCTCAA ACTTAAGCATGATCATTTTGTGGAGTTGATGGGGTATTGCTTAGAGGGAAATAATCGAATTTTGGTTTTCGAGTTTGCACAAATGGGATCTTTACATGACATATTGCATG GAAGGAAAGGAGTACAAGGAGCTGAGCCAGGTCCAGCTCTAAGTTGGAATCAGAGAATTAAAATTGCCTATGGTGCAGCCAAAGGCCTCGAGTATCTGCACGAAAAGGTTCAACCTTCCATTGTTCACCGGGATGTAAGATCCAGCAATGTCCTACTCTTCGATGATCATGTTGCCAAAATTGCAGACTTCAACTTGACGAATCAGTCATCTGACACAGCCGCGCGACTTCATTCGACTAGAGTTTTGGGAACTTTTGGCTATCATGCTCCTGA GTATGCCATGACGGGGCAGATAACACAGAAGAGTGATGTTTACAGTTTTGGGGTTGTTCTATTAGAGCTCTTGACAGGGAGAAAACCTGTAGATCATACAATGCCAAAAGGGCAACAGAGTCTTGTTACCTGG GCAACTCCAAGATTGAGTGAGGACAAAGTGAAGCAGTGTGTTGATCCTAAGCTAAACAACGACTACCCACCAAAGGCGATTGCTAAG TTGGCAGCAGTGGCAGCACTTTGTGTTCAGTATGAAGCTGACTTCAGGCCAAACATGACAATTGTTGTAAAGGCTCTACAGCCACTGCTCAATTCAAAACCTGCAGGACCAGACGCAAACGCATAA
- the LOC112194934 gene encoding probable protein kinase At2g41970 isoform X1: MSCCGGAEEENYGPPANQYNTAPPRGGGGSTYGGGGNDRGEPRSSNPVKSGAPAKALPIEIPAIPLDELNRLTSNFGQKALIGEGSYGRVFYAKLSNGKPAAIKKLDAGSQEPDSDFGSQLSTVSRLKHDHFVELMGYCLEGNNRILVFEFAQMGSLHDILHGRKGVQGAEPGPALSWNQRIKIAYGAAKGLEYLHEKVQPSIVHRDVRSSNVLLFDDHVAKIADFNLTNQSSDTAARLHSTRVLGTFGYHAPEYAMTGQITQKSDVYSFGVVLLELLTGRKPVDHTMPKGQQSLVTWATPRLSEDKVKQCVDPKLNNDYPPKAIAKLAAVAALCVQYEADFRPNMTIVVKALQPLLNSKPAGPDANA, from the exons atgTCGTGCTGCGGCGGTGCGGAGGAGGAAAACTACGGCCCACCTGCCAACCAATATAACACTGCCCCACCCAGAGGGGGCGGTGGGAGTACATATGGAGGCGGAG GAAATGACAGAGGAGAGCCAAGGAGTTCCAATCCGGTAAAAAGTGGGGCTCCGGCAAAGGCCTTACCCATTGAAATTCCGGCTATTCCCTTGGATGAGTTAAATAGGCTAACGAGTAACTTCGGCCAAAAGGCTTTGATAGGAGAAGGTTCTTATGGCCGGGTTTTCTATGCAAAATTAAGTAATGGTAAGCCTGCTGCAATTAAAAAGTTGGATGCAGGTTCACAAGAGCCTGACTCAGATTTTGGATCTCAA TTATCAACAGTGTCAAGACTTAAGCATGATCATTTTGTGGAGTTGATGGGGTATTGCTTAGAGGGAAATAATCGAATTTTGGTTTTCGAGTTTGCACAAATGGGATCTTTACATGACATATTGCATG GAAGGAAAGGAGTACAAGGAGCTGAGCCAGGTCCAGCTCTAAGTTGGAATCAGAGAATTAAAATTGCCTATGGTGCAGCCAAAGGCCTCGAGTATCTGCACGAAAAGGTTCAACCTTCCATTGTTCACCGGGATGTAAGATCCAGCAATGTCCTACTCTTCGATGATCATGTTGCCAAAATTGCAGACTTCAACTTGACGAATCAGTCATCTGACACAGCCGCGCGACTTCATTCGACTAGAGTTTTGGGAACTTTTGGCTATCATGCTCCTGA GTATGCCATGACGGGGCAGATAACACAGAAGAGTGATGTTTACAGTTTTGGGGTTGTTCTATTAGAGCTCTTGACAGGGAGAAAACCTGTAGATCATACAATGCCAAAAGGGCAACAGAGTCTTGTTACCTGG GCAACTCCAAGATTGAGTGAGGACAAAGTGAAGCAGTGTGTTGATCCTAAGCTAAACAACGACTACCCACCAAAGGCGATTGCTAAG TTGGCAGCAGTGGCAGCACTTTGTGTTCAGTATGAAGCTGACTTCAGGCCAAACATGACAATTGTTGTAAAGGCTCTACAGCCACTGCTCAATTCAAAACCTGCAGGACCAGACGCAAACGCATAA